Proteins from a single region of Streptomyces glaucescens:
- a CDS encoding DUF190 domain-containing protein — translation MTRPAGRALRLTVLVGEHDTWHHRPLYAEIVHRAHAAGLAGASVFHGVEGFGASRVVHTSRLLSLSDDLPVAVVVVDAEDRVRAFLPELDGLVTGGLVTLDPCEIVRPAAREDAE, via the coding sequence ATGACCCGGCCGGCCGGCCGTGCCCTGCGGCTGACCGTCCTCGTCGGCGAGCACGACACCTGGCACCACCGGCCCCTGTACGCGGAGATCGTGCACCGGGCCCACGCGGCCGGCCTCGCCGGCGCCAGCGTCTTCCACGGCGTCGAGGGCTTCGGCGCCTCCCGCGTCGTGCACACCTCCCGGCTGCTGTCCCTCAGCGACGACCTGCCGGTGGCCGTCGTCGTCGTGGACGCCGAGGACCGCGTACGCGCCTTCCTGCCGGAACTGGACGGGCTGGTCACCGGCGGGCTGGTGACCCTCGACCCCTGCGAGATCGTGCGGCCCGCCGCCCGGGAGGACGCGGAGTGA
- a CDS encoding arabinogalactan endo-beta-1,4-galactanase — translation MFHPRRTTPHPRRGLRALLLPLAAGLALTALPAHPAEAASTLTNGGFESGGAGTGTPAGWSEYGAADASFTEAGGHGGSYRLSHWASTAYKVETYQYLSGLANGTYRLTAWVRSGGGQNAAYLALKNCGGAEQRTDLPVSASGWIRIVVPVRVTAGQCTISINSDANAGNWINVDDLTFAPGTSGTTIHGADVSSLPKSEARGGVYRTTAGAAADPLAVMRNAGMNYARLKVWVNPADGYNDKSRVLAMAKRIKAQGMKLLVDFHYSDTWADPGAQAKPAAWAGHSYSRLKTDVYQHTHDVLSVLKAQGTTADMVQVGNEINGGMLWNEGSTGNWPQLAGLLNSGYDAVKAVSPATTVALHLAKGGDLEGTRWWFDSAVANGVKFDAIGLSYYGYWHGSLYDFQTTLDDAAARYGKPVFVAETAYPFRLDSEDAHENIIDLPGELVAGYPATPAGQTRWMNDIASIVEAVPNGRGLGVFYWEATWTAVTGNGWDPTDPSSGNGWENQALFGYDDRALPAMAWFGHR, via the coding sequence ATGTTCCATCCCAGACGCACGACACCGCACCCGCGACGCGGCCTGCGAGCCCTCCTGCTGCCGCTGGCCGCGGGACTTGCCCTCACCGCCCTCCCGGCGCACCCCGCCGAGGCGGCGAGCACCCTCACCAACGGCGGGTTCGAGTCCGGCGGAGCCGGCACCGGCACGCCCGCCGGCTGGTCCGAGTACGGCGCGGCCGACGCCTCCTTCACCGAGGCCGGAGGCCACGGCGGGAGCTACCGGCTGAGCCACTGGGCGTCCACCGCCTACAAGGTGGAGACGTACCAGTACCTCTCCGGCCTCGCCAACGGCACGTACCGGCTGACCGCCTGGGTCCGCTCCGGCGGCGGCCAGAACGCGGCGTACCTGGCCCTGAAGAACTGCGGCGGCGCCGAACAGCGCACCGACCTCCCGGTCTCCGCGAGCGGGTGGATCCGGATCGTCGTGCCGGTCCGCGTGACCGCCGGCCAGTGCACGATCAGCATCAACAGCGACGCCAACGCGGGCAACTGGATCAACGTCGACGACCTGACCTTCGCCCCGGGCACGTCGGGCACCACCATCCACGGCGCCGACGTCTCCTCCCTCCCCAAGAGCGAGGCCAGGGGCGGCGTCTACCGCACCACCGCGGGCGCCGCGGCCGACCCGCTCGCCGTCATGAGGAACGCGGGCATGAACTACGCCCGCCTGAAGGTCTGGGTGAACCCGGCCGACGGCTACAACGACAAGTCGCGCGTGCTCGCCATGGCCAAGCGGATCAAGGCGCAGGGCATGAAGCTCCTCGTCGACTTCCACTACTCGGACACCTGGGCCGACCCCGGCGCCCAGGCCAAGCCGGCCGCGTGGGCGGGCCACTCCTACAGCCGGCTGAAGACGGACGTGTACCAGCACACCCACGACGTGCTGAGCGTGCTGAAGGCCCAGGGCACCACCGCCGACATGGTCCAGGTCGGCAACGAGATCAACGGCGGCATGCTGTGGAACGAGGGCTCCACCGGCAACTGGCCGCAGCTCGCGGGACTGCTCAACTCCGGCTACGACGCGGTCAAGGCGGTCAGCCCCGCCACCACCGTGGCGCTGCACCTCGCCAAGGGCGGCGATCTGGAAGGCACCCGCTGGTGGTTCGACTCGGCCGTCGCCAACGGCGTCAAGTTCGACGCCATCGGCCTGTCGTACTACGGCTACTGGCACGGCTCGCTGTACGACTTCCAGACCACCCTGGACGACGCCGCCGCCCGCTACGGCAAGCCGGTCTTCGTCGCCGAGACGGCCTACCCCTTCCGGCTCGACAGCGAGGACGCGCACGAGAACATCATCGACCTCCCCGGCGAACTGGTCGCGGGCTACCCCGCCACCCCCGCCGGGCAGACCCGCTGGATGAACGACATCGCGAGCATCGTGGAGGCCGTACCGAACGGCCGCGGCCTCGGCGTCTTCTACTGGGAGGCCACCTGGACGGCCGTGACCGGCAACGGCTGGGACCCCACCGACCCGTCCTCCGGCAACGGCTGGGAGAACCAGGCCCTGTTCGGCTACGACGACCGGGCGCTCCCGGCGATGGCGTGGTTCGGCCACCGCTGA
- a CDS encoding helix-turn-helix domain-containing protein produces MLRTPAHDTRLRILEWLRDPAAHFPPSHGTDLLADGVPADAVAAVLGVPGPVARTHLTLLTALGLLRVRRIDGRDHYRRDEVRIAEVARIFEKGW; encoded by the coding sequence ATGCTGAGGACTCCCGCCCACGACACCCGGCTGCGCATCCTGGAGTGGCTCAGGGACCCGGCCGCCCACTTCCCGCCGTCCCACGGCACCGATCTCCTCGCGGACGGCGTCCCCGCCGATGCCGTGGCCGCCGTGCTGGGCGTGCCCGGCCCGGTCGCCCGCACCCATCTCACCCTCCTCACCGCCCTCGGCCTGCTCCGCGTCCGCCGGATCGACGGCCGGGACCACTACCGGCGCGATGAGGTGCGGATCGCCGAGGTGGCACGGATCTTCGAGAAGGGCTGGTAG
- a CDS encoding carbohydrate ABC transporter permease: MTTARRRAYGVKGAPYAFLLPAAILFALFFALPIGYAVWLSFRKVKVSGLGLGSGARREVWAGLENYTAALTDGELLDGALRVLGYGCIVVPVMLGLALLFALMLDSEKVRLAPFTRLAIFLPYAIPGVVAALLWGFLYLPDVSPFHFALDRLGLPQPDLLDGGPLYLALSNIAVWGGTGFNMIVIYTSLRSIPAEVHEAARLDGATPLQIALRIKIPMVAPSLVLTFFFSIIATLQVFSEPTTLKPLTNSVSTTWSPLMKVYQDAFGKGDIHAAAAQATIIALVTLLLSFGFLRAANRRQKQEAAR; this comes from the coding sequence GTGACGACCGCACGCCGGAGGGCGTACGGGGTGAAGGGAGCCCCGTACGCCTTCCTCCTCCCCGCGGCGATCCTCTTCGCCCTGTTCTTCGCGCTGCCCATCGGCTACGCGGTCTGGCTCAGCTTCCGGAAGGTGAAGGTCTCGGGACTGGGACTCGGCTCCGGCGCCCGCCGCGAGGTCTGGGCCGGCCTGGAGAACTACACCGCCGCCCTCACCGACGGCGAACTGCTCGACGGCGCGCTGCGCGTCCTCGGCTACGGCTGCATCGTCGTGCCCGTCATGCTCGGCCTCGCGCTGCTGTTCGCGCTGATGCTCGACTCCGAGAAGGTACGGCTCGCCCCCTTCACCCGGCTCGCGATCTTCCTGCCGTACGCCATCCCCGGCGTGGTGGCGGCCCTGCTGTGGGGCTTCCTGTACCTGCCGGACGTCAGCCCGTTCCACTTCGCGCTCGACCGGCTCGGCCTGCCGCAGCCGGACCTGCTGGACGGCGGTCCCCTCTACCTCGCCCTGTCGAACATCGCGGTCTGGGGCGGCACCGGCTTCAACATGATCGTCATCTACACCTCGCTGCGGTCCATCCCGGCCGAGGTCCACGAGGCGGCCAGACTGGACGGCGCCACCCCGCTGCAGATCGCGCTGCGGATCAAGATCCCCATGGTCGCGCCCTCCCTGGTGCTGACCTTCTTCTTCTCGATCATCGCGACGCTCCAGGTGTTCAGCGAGCCGACCACCCTCAAGCCGCTCACCAACTCCGTGTCCACCACCTGGAGTCCGCTGATGAAGGTGTACCAGGACGCCTTCGGCAAGGGTGACATCCACGCGGCGGCCGCCCAGGCGACGATCATCGCCCTGGTCACGCTGCTGCTGTCCTTCGGCTTCCTGCGGGCCGCGAACCGTCGTCAGAAGCAGGAGGCGGCACGATGA
- the crcB gene encoding fluoride efflux transporter CrcB — protein MNWLLVVVGGMIGAPLRYLTDRAVQSRHDSVFPWGTFAVNVTGCLVLGLLTGATAAGAAGSSLRLFLGTGLCGALTTYSTFSYETLRLVESGARLPAAANAAGSVAAGLGAAFGGYALARALCA, from the coding sequence GTGAACTGGCTGCTGGTCGTCGTCGGCGGCATGATCGGCGCCCCGCTGCGCTACCTCACCGACCGCGCGGTGCAGTCCCGCCACGACTCCGTCTTCCCCTGGGGCACCTTCGCCGTCAACGTCACCGGCTGCCTCGTCCTCGGCCTGCTGACCGGCGCGACCGCCGCCGGGGCGGCCGGCTCCTCCCTCCGGCTCTTCCTCGGCACCGGCCTGTGCGGCGCCCTGACCACCTACTCGACCTTCTCCTACGAGACCCTGCGGCTCGTCGAGTCCGGGGCCCGGCTGCCCGCCGCGGCCAACGCGGCGGGCAGCGTGGCGGCCGGACTCGGGGCCGCGTTCGGGGGATACGCGCTGGCCCGGGCGCTGTGCGCGTGA
- the crcB gene encoding fluoride efflux transporter CrcB: MTSPGTDRAAPRAPVRRRSARRSQAPVVAVVALGGGIGASARYAASLRWPAAPDGFPWATFWVNVAGCAVIGVFLVAVTEGRRPAHPLLRPFFGTGVLGGFTTFSTYAVDIQRLVEAGRPGTAAAYLAATLGAALTAVWLAATAARRLLPGRRR, from the coding sequence ATGACATCCCCCGGCACCGACCGCGCCGCGCCCCGTGCCCCGGTACGGCGGCGCTCCGCCCGGCGCTCCCAGGCGCCGGTGGTCGCCGTGGTCGCGCTCGGCGGCGGCATCGGCGCGAGCGCCCGCTACGCGGCCTCCCTCCGGTGGCCGGCCGCACCGGACGGCTTCCCGTGGGCGACCTTCTGGGTCAACGTCGCCGGCTGCGCCGTGATCGGCGTCTTCCTGGTGGCCGTCACCGAGGGCCGGCGCCCCGCCCACCCGTTGCTGCGCCCGTTCTTCGGCACCGGGGTGCTCGGCGGCTTCACCACCTTCTCCACCTACGCCGTCGACATCCAGCGGCTCGTCGAGGCCGGCCGTCCCGGCACGGCCGCCGCCTACCTCGCCGCGACCCTGGGCGCCGCCCTCACCGCCGTCTGGCTCGCCGCCACCGCGGCCCGGCGGCTGCTGCCCGGGAGGCGGCGATGA
- a CDS encoding ABC transporter substrate-binding protein, protein MPNTTRRRLLRGAATAVALTLGGTALAACGADETDGEAGSGPVSLTYWTWAPGMDKVVDLWNKGPGKKDRITVTVKKQASGDTLVTKILTAHKAGKAPDLVQAEYQALPTLVSNDALADISGEVGGVKDKFAEGVWQQTTLGTDAVYAVPQDIGPMMFYYREDLFAQYGLKVPTTWEQFAETARALKKKAPDKDLTTFSANDSGLFAGLAQQAGAKWWTTRGEQWKVGIDDPATRKVAEFWGGLVEEGAIDNQPMYTPAWNKALNTGKQIAWVSAVWAPGTLTTAAPDTKGKWAMAPLPQWSADENVTGSWGGSSTAVTTDSEHREAAAKFAAWLNTDGEALNALAKESGIYPASTAAQLSGAFTKSPEFFANQADFYTKAAEIAQTTAPSAWGPNVNVAYTAFKDAFGAAAKDRSDFTAALDRMQEATVADLKKQGFEVSE, encoded by the coding sequence ATGCCGAACACCACGCGCCGGCGGCTTCTCAGAGGCGCCGCCACCGCTGTCGCCCTCACGCTCGGCGGCACCGCCCTCGCCGCGTGCGGCGCCGACGAGACGGACGGCGAGGCCGGGTCGGGGCCGGTCTCGCTCACGTACTGGACCTGGGCGCCCGGCATGGACAAGGTCGTCGACCTGTGGAACAAGGGCCCGGGCAAGAAGGACCGGATCACGGTCACGGTGAAGAAGCAGGCGTCCGGCGACACGCTGGTCACGAAGATCCTCACCGCGCACAAGGCCGGCAAGGCCCCCGACCTGGTGCAGGCCGAGTACCAGGCACTGCCCACCCTGGTCAGCAACGACGCGCTCGCCGACATATCGGGCGAGGTCGGCGGGGTGAAGGACAAGTTCGCCGAGGGTGTCTGGCAGCAGACCACCCTGGGCACGGACGCGGTCTACGCGGTGCCGCAGGACATCGGCCCGATGATGTTCTACTACCGCGAGGACCTGTTCGCGCAGTACGGCCTGAAGGTCCCCACGACCTGGGAGCAGTTCGCCGAGACCGCGCGGGCGCTGAAGAAGAAGGCCCCGGACAAGGACCTGACCACCTTCTCCGCCAACGACTCCGGGCTCTTCGCGGGCCTCGCCCAGCAGGCCGGCGCCAAGTGGTGGACCACGCGGGGCGAGCAGTGGAAGGTCGGCATCGACGACCCGGCGACCCGGAAGGTCGCCGAGTTCTGGGGCGGCCTCGTCGAGGAGGGCGCCATCGACAACCAGCCGATGTACACCCCGGCCTGGAACAAGGCGCTCAACACCGGCAAGCAGATCGCCTGGGTCAGCGCCGTGTGGGCGCCGGGCACCCTGACCACCGCCGCGCCCGACACCAAGGGCAAGTGGGCCATGGCCCCGCTCCCCCAGTGGTCCGCCGACGAGAACGTCACCGGCAGCTGGGGCGGCTCCTCCACGGCCGTGACCACCGACTCCGAGCACCGGGAGGCCGCCGCCAAGTTCGCCGCCTGGCTGAACACCGACGGCGAGGCGCTGAACGCGCTGGCCAAGGAGAGCGGCATCTACCCGGCCTCCACCGCCGCCCAGCTCAGCGGCGCGTTCACCAAGTCGCCGGAGTTCTTCGCCAACCAGGCCGACTTCTACACCAAGGCCGCCGAGATCGCGCAGACCACCGCGCCGTCCGCCTGGGGCCCGAACGTGAACGTCGCCTACACCGCCTTCAAGGACGCCTTCGGCGCCGCCGCGAAGGACAGGTCGGACTTCACGGCCGCGCTCGACCGCATGCAGGAGGCGACCGTCGCCGACCTGAAGAAGCAGGGCTTCGAGGTTTCCGAGTGA
- a CDS encoding beta-galactosidase: MPETTPKGLTRLAFGGDYNPEQWPESVWQEDVRLMREAGVSMVSVGIFSWALLEPAPGAYDFGWLDRLLDLLHANGVRVDLGTPTVVPPVWFYREHPEALPVTADGTRYEFGSRGAICHSNADYRAAAARITTELARRYGDHPALAMWHVHNEYGVPVSACYCDSCAAHFRRWLADAYGTVDAVNEAWGTAFWGQRYTGLEQINPPRVTPTAGNPAQALDYKRFADATIRENFVAERDILHRLSPGVPVTTNFMTALSQCDSLDYWAWGREVDLVTNDHYLITDGRRTHVNLAMAADLTRSVAGGAPWLLLEHSTSGVNWQARNPAKAPGQMARNSLAHVARGSEGAMFFQWRQSRRGAEKFHSAMVPHGGTDTRVWREVVELGASLGALHEIRGTRTRPDVAVLWDWHSWWAQNLEWRPSEDHDARERADSFYEALYDRHLTVDFAHPEADLSAYPLVVVPALYLMTEAAGRNLRTYVENGGTLLVSYFSGIVDEHDAVHEGAHPGALRDVLGLTVEEFSPLLEGESVRVTGPGGVPDLAADVWTEFVVPRGAETVWSYADGLTAGRPAVTRHRLGEGTAWYVSTRLAADGLDAVLARAAEDAGLPPRTGLPRDVEVVLRTGESGTYLFALNHTGTDAEVPLETPGTELLTGERAAGGVEVPAGAVRVVRLDG, translated from the coding sequence ATGCCGGAGACCACCCCCAAGGGCCTCACGAGGCTCGCCTTCGGTGGGGACTACAACCCCGAGCAGTGGCCGGAAAGCGTCTGGCAGGAGGACGTCCGGCTGATGCGGGAGGCCGGCGTCTCCATGGTGAGTGTCGGGATCTTCTCCTGGGCGCTGCTGGAGCCCGCGCCCGGCGCGTACGACTTCGGCTGGCTCGACCGGCTGCTGGACCTGCTGCACGCGAACGGCGTCCGCGTGGACCTCGGCACCCCCACCGTGGTGCCCCCGGTCTGGTTCTACCGCGAGCACCCCGAGGCGCTGCCGGTGACCGCCGACGGCACCCGCTACGAGTTCGGCTCACGCGGCGCCATCTGCCACAGCAACGCCGACTACCGGGCCGCCGCCGCGCGCATCACCACCGAGCTGGCCCGGCGCTACGGCGACCACCCCGCCCTCGCGATGTGGCACGTCCACAACGAGTACGGCGTCCCGGTCTCCGCCTGTTACTGCGACTCCTGCGCCGCCCACTTCCGCCGCTGGCTGGCGGACGCCTACGGCACGGTCGACGCGGTCAACGAGGCCTGGGGCACCGCCTTCTGGGGCCAGCGCTACACCGGCCTGGAGCAGATCAACCCGCCGCGCGTCACCCCCACCGCCGGCAATCCCGCGCAGGCCCTGGACTACAAGCGGTTCGCCGACGCCACGATCCGCGAGAACTTCGTGGCCGAGCGGGACATCCTGCACCGCCTGTCGCCCGGCGTCCCGGTGACCACCAACTTCATGACCGCGCTCAGCCAGTGCGACTCCCTCGACTACTGGGCCTGGGGCCGCGAGGTCGACCTCGTCACCAACGACCACTACCTCATCACCGACGGCCGCCGCACCCACGTCAACCTGGCCATGGCCGCCGACCTCACCCGCTCGGTGGCGGGCGGCGCCCCCTGGCTGCTCCTGGAGCACTCCACCTCGGGCGTGAACTGGCAGGCCCGCAACCCCGCCAAGGCGCCCGGCCAGATGGCCCGCAACTCGCTCGCCCACGTGGCGCGCGGTTCCGAGGGCGCCATGTTCTTCCAGTGGCGGCAGTCCCGGCGCGGCGCCGAGAAGTTCCACTCGGCCATGGTCCCGCACGGCGGAACCGACACCCGGGTCTGGCGGGAGGTCGTCGAACTGGGCGCGTCGCTCGGCGCGTTGCACGAGATCCGTGGCACCCGCACCCGCCCTGACGTGGCGGTGCTCTGGGACTGGCACTCCTGGTGGGCGCAGAACCTCGAATGGCGGCCCAGCGAGGACCACGACGCCCGTGAGCGGGCCGACAGCTTCTACGAGGCGCTCTACGACCGCCACCTCACGGTCGACTTCGCCCACCCGGAAGCCGACCTGTCCGCCTACCCGCTGGTCGTGGTGCCCGCGCTGTACCTGATGACCGAGGCGGCCGGGCGCAATCTCCGGACGTACGTCGAGAACGGCGGCACCCTGCTGGTGTCCTACTTCTCCGGCATCGTCGACGAGCACGACGCCGTCCACGAGGGCGCCCACCCGGGCGCGCTGCGCGACGTCCTCGGCCTGACCGTCGAGGAGTTCTCCCCGCTGCTGGAGGGCGAGTCGGTCCGCGTCACCGGCCCCGGCGGCGTCCCCGACCTGGCCGCCGACGTGTGGACGGAGTTCGTGGTGCCGCGCGGTGCCGAGACCGTGTGGAGCTACGCCGACGGCCTCACCGCCGGCCGCCCCGCGGTCACCCGGCACCGCCTGGGCGAGGGCACCGCCTGGTACGTCTCCACCCGGCTCGCCGCCGACGGCCTCGACGCGGTGCTCGCCCGGGCCGCCGAGGACGCGGGCCTCCCCCCGCGCACCGGGCTGCCCCGCGACGTCGAAGTGGTGCTGCGCACCGGCGAGTCGGGCACCTACCTGTTCGCCCTCAACCACACCGGCACCGACGCCGAGGTGCCGCTGGAGACGCCCGGCACCGAGCTGCTCACCGGCGAACGCGCCGCGGGCGGTGTCGAGGTACCCGCGGGAGCCGTGCGGGTCGTCCGGCTCGACGGCTGA
- a CDS encoding effector-associated domain 2-containing protein has protein sequence MTGPGERADDAPRELPRYLVDAVDDVCALLDPLAFGHMVHRFGPRSRAAVDSTVPMSRRALLVQLMEEMCHRPDGLAPLVRHLEVREGNTTAIQRLKVAVAAWEVELFDAEEWNEVFTLLDGVRVPDLRRWYARFLGVRGRPGPPAHCTEPWSVFLHAATLNARPGESLPCFQLLRQLVPAGGGRDFALADWADAHDTLPTPRDPGQEQPGQAPARHPGDVWNPTSCLVLRLRPLLDSDTRTEVLLSHWWRTHPGQQQRGADRRVPLEHAERAVRRLIHRAESDWAYLKTDIAIEFVLPRALLDLRVERWRKAAFQGVGGVLGEDHHVVLRSLDRHDRRDLHGRWGSRWRAFTEGKAGRVHWFPEDGRAHLLSEPPPAVVVLSEAPGSAGRDGAAQRRTDELGEALRAGVPIVLWDRRGRADPAFRAELRTLLERHDPRGLPGVVRALRIAAADRDAGTIAVVGPHVALLWDDPDRMPVASPGRGQEAARTEEEGQ, from the coding sequence ATGACCGGGCCGGGGGAGCGCGCCGACGACGCGCCACGGGAACTGCCCCGCTACCTGGTGGACGCGGTGGACGACGTCTGCGCGCTGCTGGACCCGCTCGCCTTCGGGCACATGGTCCACCGGTTCGGCCCGCGCTCCCGCGCCGCCGTCGACAGCACCGTGCCGATGTCACGCCGTGCGCTCCTCGTGCAGCTGATGGAGGAGATGTGCCACCGGCCGGACGGACTCGCCCCGCTGGTACGCCACTTGGAGGTCCGCGAGGGCAACACGACGGCGATCCAGCGACTGAAGGTGGCCGTCGCCGCCTGGGAGGTCGAACTGTTCGACGCCGAGGAGTGGAACGAGGTGTTCACCCTCCTCGACGGCGTCCGCGTGCCCGACCTGCGCCGCTGGTACGCCCGGTTCCTCGGCGTCCGCGGGCGCCCCGGCCCGCCGGCCCACTGCACCGAACCCTGGTCGGTCTTCCTGCACGCCGCGACGCTGAACGCCCGCCCCGGAGAGAGCCTGCCCTGCTTCCAGCTGCTGCGGCAGCTCGTCCCGGCCGGCGGCGGCCGCGACTTCGCCCTCGCCGACTGGGCGGACGCGCACGACACCCTCCCCACGCCCCGGGACCCCGGGCAGGAGCAGCCCGGGCAGGCCCCGGCCCGCCACCCGGGCGACGTCTGGAACCCCACCAGCTGCCTGGTGCTGCGCCTGCGGCCGCTGCTCGACTCCGACACCCGGACCGAGGTCCTGCTGTCCCACTGGTGGCGCACGCACCCGGGGCAGCAGCAGCGGGGCGCGGACCGGCGCGTGCCCCTGGAGCACGCGGAACGGGCCGTGCGTCGACTCATCCATCGAGCGGAGAGCGATTGGGCATATCTGAAGACGGACATCGCGATCGAGTTCGTCCTTCCGCGTGCCCTGCTGGACCTGCGCGTGGAACGATGGCGCAAGGCCGCTTTTCAAGGAGTGGGTGGGGTGTTGGGGGAGGATCATCACGTCGTCCTGCGCAGCCTGGACCGGCACGACCGGCGCGACCTGCACGGCCGCTGGGGGAGCCGATGGCGCGCGTTCACCGAGGGAAAGGCCGGGCGGGTCCACTGGTTCCCCGAGGACGGCCGGGCACACCTGCTGTCCGAGCCGCCGCCGGCGGTCGTCGTGCTCAGCGAGGCGCCGGGCAGCGCCGGGCGGGACGGCGCCGCGCAGCGGCGCACCGACGAACTGGGAGAAGCGCTGCGGGCGGGCGTGCCGATCGTCCTGTGGGACCGCAGAGGCCGTGCGGACCCCGCCTTCCGGGCCGAACTGCGCACCCTGCTGGAGCGCCACGACCCGCGCGGACTGCCCGGCGTGGTCAGGGCGTTGCGCATCGCGGCCGCCGACCGCGATGCTGGGACGATCGCCGTCGTCGGCCCGCACGTGGCGCTGTTGTGGGACGACCCGGACCGCATGCCCGTCGCTTCCCCAGGCAGGGGCCAGGAGGCCGCCCGCACGGAGGAGGAGGGCCAGTGA
- a CDS encoding carbohydrate ABC transporter permease, whose amino-acid sequence MSTPAVRTPEPAAGTTPGTAQGPSPRRRIALIPTVTLLLGALYCLLPVAWVVIASTKSGSELFSTFTFLPGTGFAENLSDLNAYRDGVYWQWMGNSALYAVLGALLSTTVSSLAGYALATYRFRGRETMFNVLLAGVLMPPVILAIPQYLLLAEADLTDSYWAVLLPQILSPYGVYLSRIYAAAAVPADVVEAGRMDGASEWRIFTRIALPMMVPGLVTVFLFQFVAIWNNFLLPYIMLSDDEKFPITLGLHTLLEQGANTPALYTLVITGAFLAVIPLVALFLVIQRFWSLDLLSGAVKS is encoded by the coding sequence ATGAGCACGCCGGCCGTCCGCACGCCCGAACCCGCCGCGGGCACCACCCCCGGCACCGCCCAGGGGCCGTCGCCGCGCCGCCGGATCGCCCTGATCCCCACCGTCACGCTGCTGCTCGGCGCGCTGTACTGCCTGCTGCCGGTGGCGTGGGTGGTGATCGCCTCCACCAAGTCCGGCAGCGAGCTGTTCTCCACGTTCACCTTCCTGCCGGGCACCGGCTTCGCCGAGAACCTCTCCGACCTGAACGCCTACCGCGACGGAGTGTACTGGCAGTGGATGGGCAACTCCGCCCTCTACGCCGTCCTCGGCGCCCTGCTGTCCACCACGGTGTCGTCCCTCGCCGGCTACGCGCTGGCGACGTACCGCTTCCGCGGGCGCGAGACGATGTTCAACGTGCTGCTCGCAGGTGTGCTGATGCCGCCGGTGATCCTGGCGATCCCGCAGTACCTGCTGCTGGCCGAGGCCGACCTCACGGACTCCTACTGGGCCGTGCTGCTGCCGCAGATCCTCTCCCCGTACGGCGTCTACCTGTCCCGGATCTACGCGGCGGCCGCCGTGCCGGCCGACGTGGTGGAGGCCGGGCGGATGGACGGCGCGAGCGAGTGGCGGATCTTCACCCGGATCGCGCTGCCGATGATGGTGCCCGGCCTGGTGACGGTGTTCCTCTTCCAGTTCGTGGCGATCTGGAACAACTTCCTGCTGCCGTACATCATGCTCAGCGACGACGAGAAGTTCCCGATCACACTCGGTCTGCACACGCTCCTGGAGCAGGGCGCGAACACGCCCGCGCTGTACACCCTGGTGATCACCGGTGCGTTCCTCGCGGTGATCCCCCTGGTGGCGCTGTTCCTGGTCATCCAGCGGTTCTGGAGCCTGGACCTGCTGTCCGGGGCCGTAAAGTCATGA